The following coding sequences lie in one Methylosinus sp. PW1 genomic window:
- a CDS encoding enoyl-CoA hydratase: MTDSTSKLRVIVEDGVARILIDNAERRNAFDFSMWRALPALLAALDADETVRVIVLTGAPSLPFCSGADISEFSTVRATAEGGRAYEQANVEAFDALSQSSKPVIAAIAGFCMGGGMGLAAACDLRIAAEACVFGIPAGRLGVGYPPEAMSYVVAAVGPQNAMDLFFTARRINAEDARAAGFVSRVLPKDGFDAAIMNIARGIAANAPLTLRAAKAAIRRAAGLPHALSAEDCERLAAACFDSADYAEGRTAFLEKREPKFKGK, from the coding sequence ATGACGGACTCGACTTCGAAGCTGCGCGTCATCGTCGAGGATGGCGTCGCGCGCATCCTCATCGACAACGCCGAGCGCCGCAACGCTTTCGACTTCTCCATGTGGCGCGCCTTGCCGGCGCTGCTCGCCGCGCTCGACGCAGATGAGACCGTGCGCGTCATCGTGCTGACCGGCGCGCCGTCGCTGCCCTTCTGCTCCGGCGCCGATATTTCGGAATTCTCCACCGTGCGCGCGACGGCCGAGGGCGGCCGCGCCTATGAGCAGGCCAATGTCGAGGCCTTCGACGCGCTGTCGCAATCGAGCAAGCCGGTCATTGCGGCGATCGCCGGCTTTTGCATGGGCGGCGGCATGGGGCTCGCGGCCGCTTGCGATCTGCGCATAGCGGCGGAGGCTTGCGTGTTCGGCATTCCGGCGGGACGACTCGGCGTCGGCTATCCGCCGGAGGCGATGAGCTATGTGGTCGCCGCCGTCGGGCCGCAGAACGCCATGGATCTCTTCTTCACCGCGCGGCGCATCAACGCCGAGGACGCGCGCGCCGCGGGCTTCGTCTCGCGCGTGCTGCCGAAGGACGGATTCGACGCGGCGATCATGAATATCGCGCGCGGGATCGCCGCCAATGCGCCGCTCACTCTCCGCGCCGCAAAGGCGGCGATAAGACGCGCCGCCGGATTGCCGCATGCGCTCTCGGCGGAAGATTGCGAGAGGCTCGCCGCGGCCTGCTTCGACAGCGCCGATTATGCAGAAGGCCGCACCGCGTTTCTCGAGAAGCGCGAGCCGAAATTCAAAGGGAAATGA